A window from Malania oleifera isolate guangnan ecotype guangnan chromosome 7, ASM2987363v1, whole genome shotgun sequence encodes these proteins:
- the LOC131160370 gene encoding uncharacterized protein LOC131160370 encodes MVSTGNGDVPKKVRDESGADASLNSDNTKDYNSLHISTSKRGLLGDGNPMRGFQLMNLPRKVKFQNFSCTGCLAFPSSEFQLTAGVRDEVPSFVPSSTNKGIREHFSRVLPHKIDWASLRKMGKEWIANPFNIALLLWTSCVAVSGAILFLVMTGMLNGVLPKKSQRDAWFEVNNQILNALFTLICLYQHPKRFHHLVLLCRWQPKDISTLRKLYCKNGTYKPHEWTHMMIVVALLHVNCFAQYALCSLNLGYKRSERPIIGVGICLSVAIATPAIAGVYSIVSPLGQEYDFEMDKEAQDQILTTNAGQPCAMEKRFSFASGNEHRFVENSPVWRGGLLDFWDDISPAYLSLFCGFCVFGWNMERLGLGNMYVHIATFLLFCTAPFWIFNLAAMNIDNETVREALGVTGVVLCVFGLLYGGFWRIQMRKRFNLPANDLFFGKPAVADCAQWLFCCWCSLAQEVRTADFYDIVEDKFYRKQMCENHKPALSPLPREDGIMQPSPSFPLWNSPNLPTLRTENSPTPTSFSRDYVSPERQYSFLQVECPKGNMYDNSMEPPVPSLIQRAGDAN; translated from the coding sequence ATGGTTTCGACTGGAAATGGTGACGTGCCGAAAAAAGTCAGGGATGAATCAGGAGCAGATGCATCCCTGAACAGTGATAATACCAAAGACTATAACTCTCTCCATATTTCAACATCTAAAAGGGGACTGCTGGGTGATGGAAATCCTATGAGAGGGTTTCAGTTAATGAACCTTCCAAGAAAAGTGAAATTCCAGAACTTCAGTTGCACTGGTTGTTTAGCTTTCCCATCATCCGAGTTCCAGCTGACGGCAGGCGTAAGAGATGAAGTCCCATCTTTTGTACCATCTTCCACTAATAAGGGGATCAGAGAACACTTCAGTCGGGTTTTGCCACACAAAATCGATTGGGCTTCTCTAAGGAAAATGGGCAAAGAATGGATAGCCAATCCATTTAACATAGCCCTTCTTTTATGGACAAGTTGTGTTGCTGTCTCTGGTGCGATCCTTTTTCTTGTAATGACAGGAATGTTGAATGGTGTCCTGCCAAAGAAATCACAAAGAGATGCCTGGTTTGAGGTCAATAACCAAATTCTCAATGCTCTATTTACTCTTATATGTTTGTACCAACACCCAAAACGGTTCCACCACCTTGTACTTCTGTGCAGATGGCAGCCGAAGGATATATCCACGCTCAGAAAGCTATACTGCAAAAATGGCACTTATAAACCCCATGAATGGACCCATATGATGATTGTTGTTGCTTTACTCCATGTAAATTGCTTTGCTCAATATGCCTTGTGCAGCCTTAACTTGGGATACAAAAGATCTGAACGACCAATAATAGGAGTTGGTATCTGCCTCTCTGTTGCAATTGCAACTCCAGCAATTGCCGGTGTGTATTCCATTGTAAGCCCTCTTGGGCAggaatatgattttgaaatggatAAGGAAGCACAAGATCAGATTCTCACTACCAACGCTGGGCagccatgtgcaatggagaagaGATTCTCATTTGCATCAGGAAATGAGCATAGGTTTGTTGAGAATAGTCCTGTATGGAGAGGGGGTTTGCTTGATTTTTGGGATGATATTTCTCCAGCTTATCTCTCTCTTTTCtgtgggttttgtgtttttgggtGGAATATGGAAAGGCTTGGATTGGGGAACATGTACGTTCACATTGCAACATTCCTTCTCTTCTGCACGGCTCCCTTCTGGATCTTCAATTTGGCTGCAATGAATATCGATAATGAAACCGTCAGGGAGGCTTTGGGGGTAACTGGTGTTGTACTTTGTGTGTTTGGTTTGCTATATGGTGGTTTCTGGAGGATACAGATGAGAAAGAGATTCAACTTACCTGCAAATGActtattttttggaaaaccagCAGTTGCGGATTGTGCTCAATGGCTCTTTTGTTGTTGGTGCTCTCTTGCTCAAGAAGTTCGAACTGCAGATTTCTATGATATTGTGGAAGATAAATTTTACAGAAAACAAATGTGTGAAAACCACAAGCCTGCACTGTCACCTTTACCTCGCGAGGATGGAATAATGCAACCTAGTCCGAGTTTTCCTCTTTGGAACAGCCCCAACCTGCCCACACTCAGGACCGAAAACTCTCCAACACCAACAAGTTTCTCAAGGGACTATGTTAGTCCAGAAAGACAGTACTCATTTTTGCAGGTGGAGTGTCCTAAAGGAAATATGTATGACAACAGTATGGAACCACCCGTTCCTTCACTCATACAGAGGGCGGGTGATgccaattaa